In the genome of Lycorma delicatula isolate Av1 chromosome 8, ASM4794821v1, whole genome shotgun sequence, one region contains:
- the Pfdn6 gene encoding prefoldin 6 encodes MSEELQKKLQTELENFKSVQKEYHKAISQRQQLDGQLNENIAVKEELDLMKADAEVFKLIGPVLIKQELEEAKQNVAKRIDYINGELKRVEDLISSLDSKQDTHREKLAKLQQQFQQQAKVAMKA; translated from the exons atgtcTGAAGaactacagaaaaaattacagactgagcttgaaaattttaaatcagttcaAAAAG aatatCATAAGGCAATTTCACAGAGACAGCAGTTAGATGGccagttaaatgaaaatattgcagtaaaagag gAACTTGATTTAATGAAAGCAGATGCTGAAGTCTTTAAGCTCATAGGGCCAGTTTTAATAAAACAGGAATTAGAAGAAGCCAAACAGAATGTGGCTAAGAGAATAGATTATATCAACGGAGAAct AAAACGAGTTGAAGATTTAATATCATCACTGGATTCTAAGCAAGATACTCATAGGGAGAAACTTGCAAAACTTCAACAGCAATTTCAACAACAAGCAAAAGTTGCTATGAAGGCttag